The window GgcttctccttcatcatctcccctccccctcctgctcctcctgctcctcgttttcactcttccattttctcgttCGCCGTACAGCTGTGTTGAGGGTTCCTTTCCCTCTCGCCTCCCTGTGCCTTTGTAACTCTTTTTATGCGTTTATGTTTACCGTCCCCGCCGTCACGTGACATCACTTGTTGCTGCTAACTCCATTTTCCTTGTTCCCTGAGTGCTAACTACTGCTTTCCTCTTCGTGTTCgttctcgctctcgctctctctcccttttccattcccttcaaTGGTAAATGATATAATCAAGCATCAGTGAATGCACTAAAATTATTCACAATTTGTTCTGCCCCATATCCGTTGTTAATGCTTTAGAAATTCATTACTAGAGGGAGGTGCTGTCAtctcgtgtttgtttgtttgatctgctgcagtctctgacgtgtgtgtgtgtgtgtgtgtgtgtgtgtgtgtgtgtgtgtgtgtgtgtgtgtgtgtgtgtgtgtgtgtgtgtgtgtgtgtgtgtgtgtgtgtgtgtgttaaaactaTTCTAAAAGATGCaacctcccctcatcctcccttccctccgcaGGACACCCAGCTGGAGAATGAGGTGCAGGTGGGCTCCCCGGACTCGCCGCCCCGCCCGCCTTCAGCTGCCCTTGCCTCACCGGACCCCTCGGAGCCCGTCAATCTCACCACCACTCAGTCATCCCGTAACGACCCACGGGGCTCCTCTCCCCCCGCAAGGGCTTCCCCGCTGCCTTTAAGACAAGGCACCGCACGCCCAACAGAGACGCGCAGTCCTGCTCCGCCGCCCGCCCCTCGTTATGGTCGTCCAAGACTTCGAGACCGGCGTGAGGGCGGCAGGGACACAGGGCGCCCGCGGAACATGCGCTCCTCCATGCAGGTGACGCGCACAGCCCAGCCAGAGACAGAGCGGCAGGAGGAGCCAGTCAGAATGCCCACTATTCGAGTGAGGCAGCTGGAGGCGCAGCAGCAGGAGCCGGGGCCAGCAGGGGAGCGAGAATCAGCTCCAGCAGTGGAGGTGGGTGGTGAGGGCAGCGGAGACggctcccctcacccccccgcCCAACCACCTGGACTGCCTTTAGGTGGCTTGGGAGGCGGACTAGGTGGATTATTACCTATTGTTGGCGGAGCGCCGCTGTTGCTGCCACACATGCTGCCGCCGGACCTTCCACGCACGCCTCTGCTGCCCCATTTGTTGCTGCAGCGTCCTGAACTTCTGCGTCCACCTCCAATTCGCCATCCATTACTGTCGGCGCCGCAGGCACCTGCCCCGCACCCTGCACCTCCCACAGCcgtcccaccacctcctccaggaCCACCAAAGACCCTCGGGGGATCCCTACTACCTCCCGTGACGGTGCTATTACCGTGTCCTCTACCTATCCCCATCCCATTCCTATACCAATACCAATACCTATCCCAGTGTCGCCTAGGAGTGAAGCTCCAGAAACTCGTTCCCAGGTGCAGAAGGAGTCCTCGGGGCGGCCACGCTCGGTGCCTAGGAAGGATGCAGCTCGGCCCGGCTCTGTCATAAACGGTCCCATGGGTGCATCCACCAGCTCTGCGGCCCCAGGCTGTCCAGGCCCCGTCCCACCTTTACCACCGCCGCCCAAgtcttcctcctcgccctccagtgaaggaggggaaaggggaccgCGGCCTGACCGTGAGCGCCGCAGCATCCTGCGCTACACTTCTGACGTGTACGAGATTAATGGGGTTTTCCTGCCTCGTGACTCTGCCTGGGACTCCCCAGAGCCGCTGCACTTGCGTCGCGCCCTGGTAGGGGAGACAGCCCAGGAGACCAGTGCTACTAGCGCCAGCTACGCCCTGCAGCAAGAGGTAGAATCCAAGAACCCTTCAGAAAGCCCCTCCCCGGAGCCCAGTGAAGACAACAAAGAGGCGCTAGCTGGCCTCACGCGGCGCAGAGAAGAGAACAGCACTGTCAGGAAGTTGCTCGGAGATGACGACGAAGATGTCGAGGAGCACAAAGAGGAAATCAAACCTGCGGACTCCACGGAAGCGGAAAGCGCCAGCCCACCCGCCCCCGCCGTGCCGCCAGCTAGGAAGAGGCCCCCGTCCGGCGAGCACGTACAACCCCTACCCAAGAAGAAGCACTTGCTAGTGTGACCCCAGCCGTCCCTCCGGCACCGAGGGGGACGCACCCGCAGAGCTCGGGCAGTTGACAACCATGGCGGACGCGGCGCCGGGCGGGGGCCTTAACTGTGGCTCTGCTGTCCCTTGCATCGTCACGCCCAGCAACTCCAGAACTAAGCAGTTACCCGTGGCCACGAGCTCCCCTGACGGTGATGCAGAACACAAGCTGGAGCAGGTCCCTCTAGAATGAAGCCAAAGAAACGTGTCCCCAGCGAGCAGCCTCGTACCGGCGGCGGACCGCGGCAGCTCAGGTGGTGAGCCCCTGGCTGGCCGCTGCCGCCGGGCTGCTCGCTGcagtgtgctgctgctgctgctgctgctgctgccgccgctgttgctgctgctgctgctgctgctgccgccgctgctgctgctcctgccgccgcccctgttgctgctgcagtGTTCTCTGCATTGTACAATAAGCTTTCCTGTACTATAGTGTGACGTCATAGATGTTGATGTATATACAGTGATATATTCTTACGCCGCGTGTTATATGTTTTATGTTGATATtacatatgaatatatatatacatacagacacttggacatacaaacagacagacaaacatatactTTATGATTATACCATCTTGCCCTATCTTTTCATATGCCCTTTttgtattaatctctctctctctctctctctctctctctctctctctctctataccatcTTGCCCTATCTTTTCATATGCCCTTTttgtattaatctctctctctctctctctctctctctctctctctctctctctctctctctctctctctctctctctctcttcgttcctaAGCCATCTAGTCactggggaggggaaaggataggaggggatgggagggaaggaaagggtgggaaggggaaagaaggatgaaaaaagaaaaggaagaaagaaagaaaagaaaacaatatgaaaagtagaaaaggtggaggaaggagaaagtaaaaaagaaaaggaggaaggagaaaagtagaaaaaaaaaataaggaagaaaaggacgaggagtGACAAAATGTAtgggagatagagaggaaaaaaacaaaacaaaaaaacgaagGTGACTCCTGAAGGATCCGCGACCGCCCCTTACTTGCCTGGGAACCCACATCTCCTGTACCGCCCACTGAATAAAGAATTACGGCACGGACCTAGCCTTTGTGTGACCTTTGACCCTGaactccctccccctccacctcttcttcctcgtccttctcttgttcttagtctctggcatggaggacgaagagaagaaggaggaggaagaggaggaagaggaagaaaagtatgtGTGTtcgggaaatggagagagagagagagagagagagagagagagagagagagagagagagagagagagagagagagagagagagagagagagagaaggtaaatacAGTTCACACacatgagatatatatatatatatatatatatatatatatatatatatatatatatatatatatatatatatatatatatatatatatatatatatatatatataaaacattcaCAATATTTTACAAGTTTATTAAGACAACAGAAGCATTCATGTTAATCTTGAAGCATTACACTTACCCGGCAGGTTGGTCTTTAACCCTTCAGTgctgtgacgcgttttcatattcattctgcttaccgtttactgattttatacagcttcagaaacttatgtggggattaaattaTTGAAGATTCaggccattaagcttctgaccttcatatactcttcctaatgtaaataaaatcgtccaatcatactcaagctcagggtaaaaatgcatcctagatcctagtactgaaagggttaatggagTCATGGAAATTAAGCAGGTTTTCAATATAgtgttcatgattctagtgatgcaTGGTTAACAAGGATTCTACCGGTAGGACACCTTGAAAATGCTTCTTATTACGCGACAAAAATGTTTGATAATGTAAGACTCAGTGAAACCAAGGTAATAAGGGAagccaagatgagagagaagagcctGCAgggaagaaacataaaaaagaggtgaaggttcagttaaaaaaaaaaaatctttatatttACCATCATTCTCAAACGTAAAGTAAGACCTTCATAAAAACACGTAATCAGAGACGATCAATTAATCTGATTTTAATATACTTCActatactggaaaaaaaaatagtaaattaaGAACTCGATAATTAATTCGGAACCACTTGGAAGAAATGGACCGAAATATAAAGAACTGGATCTAAGCTTTGATGTGAGAATAAGACACCATGGCCCATATGCAAGCTTTACTTAACACAAAACTATGTACTTCTGAAACAAGTTTATGAATTGCCTTAGATAGTATAACAAACCAGAAGGTAAAAAGTATATCATAGGTATTATATCAAATGTCATAAATACACAGGTAAACCCACAGACTGTACAAAATACACACCTGGTCTGGTAGCCTGCTTTACCTCGACTGACTACTCCCACACCTGCAGCCCAGACGAAAACTTAACAAGCCAAAACTCAAAACCCGAATACTAAAACCAAACCAGCTAAACCATTTAACGAGATACAATTACACCTAACAACCAAACTATTACCTGTAGTTACATTTTTAACAAACTACAGTGAATTACAAAGTTATCATTACAAGCTTATTCCAGAACCGTAGCGGAACTGAGACAGGaacgagagagtgagagagagccaTGCCAAGCCAAAGCACACGTCACTCACTAAACTCTCCAGCCAAAAGCATTAATAAAGAAGGGCAGCAGCTGTTACTCGTCTGTTACCTGCGTGGTCTGGCTTCCCCACGGCTTATAGTATTAGGTTTCAGTTAAATACAGAGACAAATGTTGCGAGTTAGTAAGGTTAGCCCAGTACTTCCCTTCCGCAACGACAGAACTGACACCAAAACACCAGGCGCCATCAACACCACTAAAACCTGTAAAAGCTAAGTAGCCCTTCTAAGGAGGTgaccttattttatttatttttttttttcatgtaaatgggaaaaactggccacagaaagaattaaaaaaaaaaaaaaatgcccacttagttgccagtccagtgcaggtccgagagagttaggcaAAAGAAAGGGTCTGAAAGTCTCCCTCTGACATGAGTCCAggtcagaggaagatggaaatacagaggcaagAGCGGCGTTCCAGAATATGGGTAATGAGTCAACAGGCCTGCTTTGCCTCGATCAGTGAGTGGCCAGAAGTTCAGGAGTGTTGGACAAAGGGACTTGTTGTAGTGTGTGCCAGCCACCTAAGGAGATGGTGGACGCTACGTTTGCAGTTAAAGtatatgtttttgttgttgttgttgtttgtttgttgcaaAATTTATATAAATGTTACACTGAATTAAAGAACAAGAAAGTTTCCGCTTGTTCAATTTCCTACAAAAAATCTTTCGGATAagca is drawn from Portunus trituberculatus isolate SZX2019 chromosome 44, ASM1759143v1, whole genome shotgun sequence and contains these coding sequences:
- the LOC123518558 gene encoding LOW QUALITY PROTEIN: sine oculis-binding protein homolog (The sequence of the model RefSeq protein was modified relative to this genomic sequence to represent the inferred CDS: inserted 1 base in 1 codon), with amino-acid sequence MSREGDRPKKIQTQRQGKRDQPDDQTIKEFAETAMNELLGLYGYGKVDSRDTLGLSLHRFTATHSPPRPSSPARPPTTRSPAHQDKPSPPPDAHSPPPHHGSEAEHEDDSFDSEDMAVQRQAEQSVRSVSPLKTDQGSGSSSRGSTPKSDSGGGNASGTTGLVLCSWCGRVCGSGSNGQRGGSAFQLSTTSGELHFCSEVCFTQCRRASFKKSKVCDWCRHVRPTVTYVDFTDGDHQLQFCSDKCLNQYKMQIFCRETEAHLQMHPHLNDLKPATSSGLITPDLWLRDCSQKGNESDTQLENEVQVGSPDSPPRPPSAALASPDPSEPVNLTTTQSSRNDPRGSSPPARASPLPLRQGTARPTETRSPAPPPAPRYGRPRLRDRREGGRDTGRPRNMRSSMQVTRTAQPETERQEEPVRMPTIRVRQLEAQQQEPGPAGERESAPAVEVGGEGSGDGSPHPPAQPPGLPLGGLGGGLGGLLPIVGGAPLLLPHMLPPDLPRTPLLPHLLLQRPELLRPPPIRHPLLSAPQAPAPHPAPPTAVPPPPPGPPKTLGGSLLPPVTVLLPCPLPIPXPIPIPIPIPIPVSPRSEAPETRSQVQKESSGRPRSVPRKDAARPGSVINGPMGASTSSAAPGCPGPVPPLPPPPKSSSSPSSEGGERGPRPDRERRSILRYTSDVYEINGVFLPRDSAWDSPEPLHLRRALVGETAQETSATSASYALQQEVESKNPSESPSPEPSEDNKEALAGLTRRREENSTVRKLLGDDDEDVEEHKEEIKPADSTEAESASPPAPAVPPARKRPPSGEHVQPLPKKKHLLV